A stretch of DNA from Candidatus Eisenbacteria bacterium:
CATCTCGGCGGTCCGCCACCTCGGGACGAGAACGGGAAGGACGCCCCACGCCAGCGTGAGCCGCCGGCACGTGGATTCGAGCGGCGTCAGGGCGAAGATCGGCGAGCTCGGACGGCTCTTGCTCACGAGGCGGGCGGAGTAGCCGGTGTGCGTGAAGATCACGACGGCGCGCGCCCGGATCTCCCGCGCCGCCTGCCAGGCGGTGTGCGCGAGCGCGTGCGTGGGGCTGGTGAGGCTCGAGACGCCGTCGCTGGAACGGCGGGGGGCGCGGGCCGTCGCCGTGAACTCGTCCGCCTCGGAGGCGATCCGGGACATGGTCTGGATCGAGCGATCGGGATACTCGCCCACCGCGGTCTCCGCGCTCAGCATGATCGCGTCCGTGCCGTCGAAGATCGCGTTCGCCACGTCCGACGCTTCGGCGCGCGTGGGACGCGGCGCGTGCACCATGGACTCGAGCATCTGGGTCGCGGTGATCACGAGCACCTCGCGCTGGTTCGCGCGCTCGATGATCCGCTTCTGCAAGATCGGAACGCGCTCGGGCGGGTACTCCACGCCGAGATCTCCTCGCGCCACCATGACGCCGTCCGCGGATTCCAGGATTTCATCCAGGTTCTCGATCGCCTCGCGCCGCTCGATCTTCGCGATCACGATGGGGGGCCGCTGGGCGCGGCGGAGAAGGCGCTTCAGGCCCTCGATGTCGCGCGCCTGCCGCACGAAGGAGAGCGCGATCGCGTCCACGCCCATCGCGAGGCCGAACTCGACGTCCGCGCGGTCCTTGGGCGTGATCGAGGGAACGCTGAGCGGGACGCCGGGGAAGTTGACGCCCTTGTGGTCCGAGACCTCCCCCCCCGTGACCACGCGAGCGCGAAGCCTCCCGCGCGACTTCCCGAGGACCTTGAGCTCGACCAGTCCGTCGGCGATGAGGATCCGATCGCCCTTCGAGACGTCGCGCATGAGCCAGGAGTAGGCGATGGGAACGAGCCCCGCGTGCCCCATCACGCGCCGCGGAGTGATCTCGACTTCGGCGCCTTGCTCCAGCGAAGCGGCGCCGTCCTCGAACTCGCCCAGGCGGATGCGCGGGCCCTGGAGATCGAGGAGGAGGCCGACCGGCTTGGCGAGGCGCTTCGAGGCGACGCGGATGCGGCGGATCGCGCGCGTGTGGTCCCGGTAGGTGCCGTGCGAGAAGTTGAGCCGCGCCACGTCCATGCCCGCGCGGATCATGCGCGAGAGCACGCGGGGCTCGAGCGAGGCGGGGCCGATCGTCGCGATGATCTTGGTGCGGCGCACGGTCGCCTTCGGTTACGCGGGAACGGTCGGGCGCACTAGATGGCCAGCGTCGCCATGACCTCCTCGGCGTGGCCTTCCACCTTCACACGCCGGAAGACGTTCTCGACGCGTCCCTCGCGATCGATCACGAACGTGGTGCGCTCGATGCCCCAGTAGCTGCGGCCGTACAGGTTCTTCTCCTTGTACGTGCCATACTGGCGCGAGACCGCCGCGTCCACGTCCGAGAGGAGCGCAAACGGTAGGTTGTACTTCTGCGCGAAGCGCTGGTGGCTCAGCTCGTCGTCCAGGCTCACGCCCAGCACGACGGCATCCTTGGAGGTGATGCGCGGCAGGTGGTCCCGGAAGGCGCATGCCTCCATGGTGCACCCGGGCGTGTCGTCCTTGGGATAGAAATACAGGATCACGCGCTTCCCGCGGAACTCGCTGAGCGACACCTTCCGTCCGAGCGTGCTCGGAAGCGAAAACTCCGGCGCCATCATCCCTACGGTGAGGCTCTCTCCCGGCCAGTCGGGGGAGCCCGGCTTGGCCGCGTTGCGGCGCCGCGTCGGCATCGGCGGCGGCGGTATCGCCACGGGCTTCTCGGCGAACGTGCTGATCGCCGGCTCGGCCTCGAACTCGAGCGTCCCTTGCGCGGATCGCCCGCCCGCGACCGCCTGGATGGGCCTGGCCGCCTTGGCCGCGATCTTGCCGGCTTTTACCGCGGGCTTCGTGGACTTGCCAACTCCCGGCGCCGCCTTCACCACCCGGGGCCCCGCTTTCGCGGCGGGGCGGGATTTGGTGGCCTGGCTTCGAGAGGTGGACGATCGGGCAGCCGGACGAGCGGCAGGAGCCGCCTTCTTCACGGATCTGGATCTTGCCGCGGACGTCGTGCGTCCGCCTTTCATTGGCTTCGAGGCCACCCGTTTCCTCCCCCCGGAGTTCTTGCTGGACTTGGACTTGGCGGACCTGACCGATCGCTTGGAGGCTCGAGACGAGGGCTTCCGCGCCATGGGAGGGTCTCCCGCTCGGTGAAGGGCCAGACATTCCCGACCTGTCCCGCGCATCCTAAACGCTGTCGCGAAAGGGATCAAGGGCGGTCCATTCGAGGACCGCGCAGAGATGGCCCGCTTGCTCGCTGCGGGGAGCGGCGCTAGAGAGCCGGAACCGGCCTCATCCCATGATCTTGGAGTGGGTGAACACCTTCTCGTCCATGGCCTCCGGGGCCGAGACGTTGTCGAACCGGAGCATGGCCGGCCGATCCCGGAACCGCCTCACGAGCGACAGCCGAAGAGGTCCGACGGAACTGTAGGATTCCCAGGAGGATCCCTGGGGCGGCGGCTGGCGGCCGGTCAGGACGAACTCCCACCGGTCGATCAGGTGAGTCTCGCGATTGACGTAGAGCCAGTATCGATCCTGAGGCGTCAGGCCCACGCCCGGCTGGAACGAGAGCTCGAGCACGTCGTAGGTCTGTCCCGCCTC
This window harbors:
- the pyk gene encoding pyruvate kinase produces the protein MRRTKIIATIGPASLEPRVLSRMIRAGMDVARLNFSHGTYRDHTRAIRRIRVASKRLAKPVGLLLDLQGPRIRLGEFEDGAASLEQGAEVEITPRRVMGHAGLVPIAYSWLMRDVSKGDRILIADGLVELKVLGKSRGRLRARVVTGGEVSDHKGVNFPGVPLSVPSITPKDRADVEFGLAMGVDAIALSFVRQARDIEGLKRLLRRAQRPPIVIAKIERREAIENLDEILESADGVMVARGDLGVEYPPERVPILQKRIIERANQREVLVITATQMLESMVHAPRPTRAEASDVANAIFDGTDAIMLSAETAVGEYPDRSIQTMSRIASEADEFTATARAPRRSSDGVSSLTSPTHALAHTAWQAAREIRARAVVIFTHTGYSARLVSKSRPSSPIFALTPLESTCRRLTLAWGVLPVLVPRWRTAEMMVETGVRLLQSKKLLHREDWVVAMAGTTTRSGGTNLLRILQLGRAPDVVPAHTPR
- the bcp gene encoding thioredoxin-dependent thiol peroxidase, which gives rise to MPTRRRNAAKPGSPDWPGESLTVGMMAPEFSLPSTLGRKVSLSEFRGKRVILYFYPKDDTPGCTMEACAFRDHLPRITSKDAVVLGVSLDDELSHQRFAQKYNLPFALLSDVDAAVSRQYGTYKEKNLYGRSYWGIERTTFVIDREGRVENVFRRVKVEGHAEEVMATLAI